In Dendropsophus ebraccatus isolate aDenEbr1 chromosome 14, aDenEbr1.pat, whole genome shotgun sequence, the following proteins share a genomic window:
- the EPOP gene encoding elongin BC and Polycomb repressive complex 2-associated protein → MEPRAGYQEIAGMRMGYLHVGGRQLFALAEVLSGPLRGVPRGRVCRRMERLHIQSRRCDLRELRALKALRSVPSRAVQCCLISREDLRVLCSSSWGPNTVISKEWMQLETDAPETPEKECVPSRMRATFPSELVDIFPSAPHSPATSVGYFSPSDSTIDQTSSSDTESDSSGDVYRSVEISKISRQIITRSRDCRAPNQPVKETQSALQDSSPSPPQESIPKESSEDKKCVTQECGQSPKIAEDNEEEASLPPEEEHDKGTQPVEPEPRVQQFDRLVRQSKLWCYARGFRTDLRDLHPAITRKCSKSPGAKRPGRPKGKGLIKKKKKKRDIGRRSASNPHAPVRPPFSFLGNFPAPPSLVVGEDGDLCPAYSLKTQDPKAVPRTHPVWGWHPGANAIPLPPSLKFRTFPIGHL, encoded by the coding sequence ATGGAGCCCCGGGCAGGATACCAGGAAATAGCCGGCATGCGGATGGGCTACCTACATGTTGGAGGCCGACAGCTTTTTGCACTTGCCGAGGTGCTCAGCGGCCCGCTGAGAGGGGTTCCTCGGGGGCGTGTCTGTCGGCGTATGGAAAGGCTGCACATCCAGAGCCGCCGCTGTGACCTCCGAGAGCTCCGCGCCCTTAAGGCTCTGAGATCTGTACCGAGCCGCGCCGTACAGTGTTGTCTCATATCCAGGGAGGATCTCCGTGTCCTTTGCTCCTCATCCTGGGGTCCAAATACTGTGATTTCTAAAGAATGGATGCAACTTGAAACCGACGCACCAGAGACGCCCGAAAAAGAGTGTGTGCCCTCCAGGATGAGAGCCACATTCCCGTCTGAGCTTGTGGATATATTTCCAAGTGCCCCTCATAGCCCAGCTACCTCAGTGGGCTACTTTAGCCCCTCCGACTCTACCATCGACCAGACAAGTTCCTCGGATACGGAATCTGACAGCAGCGGTGACGTCTACAGGTCGGTGGAGATCAGTAAGATAAGTCGGCAAATAATAACGCGGAGCCGTGACTGCAGAGCGCCGAACCAACCGGTAAAAGAGACCCAAAGTGCTCTGCAGGATAGTAGCCCCTCACCTCCCCAGGAATCTATCCCTAAAGAGTCCTCTGAGGATAAGAAGTGCGTGACCCAAGAATGTGGGCAGTCTCCAAAAATAGCAGAGGACAATGAAGAAGAAGCATCTCTACCTCCAGAGGAGGAGCACGATAAGGGTACCCAGCCTGTGGAACCAGAGCCCAGGGTACAACAGTTTGATAGGCTGGTCCGGCAATCCAAATTGTGGTGTTATGCCAGGGGCTTCAGAACGGACCTAAGAGACTTGCACCCTGCCATCACACGAAAATGTAGTAAATCCCCAGGTGCCAAGCGGCCAGGGAGGCCTAAGGGCAAAGGGctaataaagaagaagaagaagaaacgggaCATTGGAAGAAGATCGGCCTCTAACCCTCATGCACCTGTAAGACccccatttagctttttggggaaTTTTCCAGCGCCCCCCTCTCTTGTGGTCGGAGAGGATGGGGACCTGTGTCCTGCTTATTCTTTAAAgacacaggaccccaaagctgTGCCTAGAACTCACCCTGTCTGGGGCTGGCACCCAGGAGCAAATGCCATCCCTTTACCTCCTAGTCTGAAATTTAGAACATTCCCCATTGGTCACCTGTGA